The window CAAGGTTTCGGCTTTCAATAACTGTTCCAGTCCCTCGTCGATCATCTCGAGCCGCAGGAAAAACTTCCCCATGAAGAGGTTGACGTCGAAGTCGGACGGGAACTCCTGCTGCAGGCGTGAGTAGATCCGGATCATCGCCTGGGGACGCTCCGTCTCAACGCAGAGGTCCTCGAGCTTGATGAGGAAGACGGGATTGCGCGTCGCGCGGAACCCCTGCAGGAGGATCTCCGTCGCATCGTCGAGGCTCCGCGCCCGAAGCTGCTCGGAGAGGGCGATATGGGCCGCGCAGAAGGACGTGTCGTCCCTGATCACGTCCCGGAGCCGCCGCTCGGCGTCGTCCCCCTTCCCCTCTGCGAGGCGGACAAGGGCCTTCTCGTACCGGAGGGAGAGGAACAGCTCCTGTTCGGCGCGGGAAGCGTCCTTCCCCCGGAGCTTCATGATTTTCTTCTGCTCGTTGTACGCCTGGACCATCTCTCCGCGCGCCAGGTGGATCTCCCGGATCGCCTCCCAGGCGCGGGGATTTTCCTCTTCCGTCGCCTCGACGGCCTTGAGTGTCGCCAGCGCGGCCTCGGGGTCGTTCATCTCCCGGTACAGGCGCGCCAGCCGGAAGTACACCGAGAGGTCCGACGGATCGATCTGCTTCATCCGGGTGAGGGCTTTCACCGCCTCAAGGGGACTGCGGAGCTCCGCCTGCGCGGTCGCGAGGAGATCCAGCGCTTCCCGGTCGTCCGGGTTGACGGCAAGGCTGCGCGTGAGCTCCTTGACCGCCTCCGGGAGCATTCCCCGCTGCACCAGTTCCCCCGCTCTGGCCGCCCGTGCACGCGCGGCGTCCCGGCGCTGCTTTTCCCGGCGCTCCCGCCAGTTCCTCGACGCCGCGGTCACGTCCTTGACCAACGTCCCCAGGATGACCATCGCCGCCCCGAGGGAGAAGGCGAGGATCGCCAGCTCGCTGACCGAGATGTCCATCTGCCGGGTGGCGGAGTAGTAGAACGGCACATGCTGGCCGTTCAGCAGGGAAATGTAGGAGAACGCGACGAGGATGACGACGAAGAGGAGAAAAAGAAGGCGAACCGCCATCGGCGCCATGCCCTCCGGGCTTATTCCTGGGGAACCGGCACCTCGGGCGCCGCCCCCCACAACTGGTCGAAGTTGTAGAACTCGCGAACGCTGTCCTGGAACACGTGCACTACGAAATCACCGTAGTCGAGGAGCACCCATCGCCCCTCGCGAAGCCCTTCGGTGCCGAGGGTCTTGACCCCCTGCTCCTTCTTGAGCGTCTCCTCGATGTGCCTCGAAAGGGCTTGAACCTGCCGGTCGGAACTCCCCGAGCAGATGAGAAAGTAGTCGGTGAAGCCGGCGTGCTCCCGGACGTCGAGGGCGAGGATGTCGGAACCCTTCTTCTCCCGTGCGAGGCCGGCGCATCGAAGCAGTATGTCCCGCGTGGTGATGACCGGCTACCCTCTTTCTTCCCCACGGTACAGGCCGTGGTCCGTGATGTACCGCTCGACCTCGGCCGGTACCAGCCCCCGGAGTGATCCCCCCCGCCGAACTTTTTCCCGGATGGAACGCGACGAAATGTCCAGGACCGGAAGGACCGGGCAAAACAGCCGGCGCCCGCCGGGGAGACGGTAGGAACACCCGGGGAGATTATAGCAGCGGTTCTCCTCCGGTTCAATGCGGATTCCGGGGGGAAACGACGCCTCGGGCGCGATCCCCGGCCGGGGGAGGAGCAGAAAATCGCATGCGGCGAGGAGATCGCGGTACCGGTGCCATGTGGTGATCTCGGCGAACGCGTCGGCGCCGATCAGGAACAGGAGGTCCGCCCCCGGGATCCTTTCCGAGACTTCCCGGACCGTGAGCAGGGAGTACGATGGGCCTTCGCGACGAAGCTCGAGGTCCAGGACCGAGATTCCTTCGATCCCGGCGACGGCGGCCGACACCATCGCGAGGCGATCCTCCGCGGGGGCCATCGGCCGGAAAGGCTTGTGGGGCGGGCGCGCCGACGGGACAAGGAAGAGGTCGGGCAGCGAGAGCCCCTCGAGAACTTCCACGGCC of the Deltaproteobacteria bacterium genome contains:
- a CDS encoding tetratricopeptide repeat protein encodes the protein MAVRLLFLLFVVILVAFSYISLLNGQHVPFYYSATRQMDISVSELAILAFSLGAAMVILGTLVKDVTAASRNWRERREKQRRDAARARAARAGELVQRGMLPEAVKELTRSLAVNPDDREALDLLATAQAELRSPLEAVKALTRMKQIDPSDLSVYFRLARLYREMNDPEAALATLKAVEATEEENPRAWEAIREIHLARGEMVQAYNEQKKIMKLRGKDASRAEQELFLSLRYEKALVRLAEGKGDDAERRLRDVIRDDTSFCAAHIALSEQLRARSLDDATEILLQGFRATRNPVFLIKLEDLCVETERPQAMIRIYSRLQQEFPSDFDVNLFMGKFFLRLEMIDEGLEQLLKAETL
- the rsfS gene encoding ribosome silencing factor, which encodes MLRCAGLAREKKGSDILALDVREHAGFTDYFLICSGSSDRQVQALSRHIEETLKKEQGVKTLGTEGLREGRWVLLDYGDFVVHVFQDSVREFYNFDQLWGAAPEVPVPQE
- the nadD gene encoding nicotinate-nucleotide adenylyltransferase, which produces MDERSRRIALFGGTFDPFHNGHLRMAVEVLEGLSLPDLFLVPSARPPHKPFRPMAPAEDRLAMVSAAVAGIEGISVLDLELRREGPSYSLLTVREVSERIPGADLLFLIGADAFAEITTWHRYRDLLAACDFLLLPRPGIAPEASFPPGIRIEPEENRCYNLPGCSYRLPGGRRLFCPVLPVLDISSRSIREKVRRGGSLRGLVPAEVERYITDHGLYRGEERG